One window from the genome of Macrobrachium nipponense isolate FS-2020 chromosome 49, ASM1510439v2, whole genome shotgun sequence encodes:
- the LOC135205224 gene encoding cuticle protein 16.5-like: MKFAVLLALVGVASCRPSLWDDIEYSYVDAAGRIVKVDYDADDYLGLGWASPLPSLYRAVSTAPAAIPYTPTPVSTQYVHVAAPAQAAPAPQVVPRYVYVDDDLDDDAVHMEVSQPLVMPRSAAAPVVTSLAAAAAPVIPRVAAAPLVTRAAPAVPVVPLQPSPSAVFRAAPVPTLKAAIAGATNIEVVHKYRNSDDDDDDNDSEEK; the protein is encoded by the exons ATGAAGTTT GCAGTACTGTTGGCGTTAGTTGGTGTGGCAAGTTGTAGACCATCTCTTTGGGACGACATTGAATATTC TTACGTCGACGCGGCAGGACGCATCGTCAAGGTCGATTACGACGCGGACGATTACTTGGGTCTTGGATGGGCCTCTCCCCTCCCATCCCTCTACAGGGCAGTCTCTACCGCCCCAGCCGCCATCCCCTACACGCCCACGCCCGTCAGCACACAGTACGTCCATGTGGCAGCACCTGCCCAAGCCGCCCCTGCCCCCCAAGTGGTGCCAAGATACGTTTACGTCGATGACGATTTAGATGATGACGCTGTTCACATGGAGGTCAGCCAGCCGTTGGTGATGCCCCGCTCAGCTGCCGCCCCTGTGGTAACCAgcttagctgctgctgctgccccggTGATACCCCGCGTGGCCGCTGCCCCTCTGGTGACCCGAGCAGCTCCTGCTGTCCCTGTGGTGCCACTGCAGCCTTCCCCTTCTGCTGTTTTTCGCGCCGCCCCAGTGCCAACTCTCAAGGCAGCGATCGCTGGAGCCACCAATATCGAAGTCGTGCATAAGTACAGGAATagtgacgacgacgatgatgataacGACAGCGAAGAGAAGTAG
- the LOC135205223 gene encoding uncharacterized protein LOC135205223 — translation MKVAVLLALVGLASCRMALIGGDRAKDVTIKYSYLDENGKTVEVEVEADRLGLQLTPKAAPAPPAVPPQPTPAAVRYVQQAAAQPATPVLTKRFLQVAPEPVFAPSFFVPQPQVVTRYVPVAAPSAPAPRYVKVDFDDVEDVDDDDDVRRIVYRPASSSRTVAPATVAAAVPARRASRPAARPRASDDDSAED, via the exons ATGAAAGTG GCCGTACTGTTGGCGCTGGTTGGTCTGGCGAGCTGCCGTATGGCTCTCATCGGAGGGGACCGAGCCAAGGACGTCACCATCAAGTACTC GTACTTGGACGAAAATGGCAAAACCGTCGAGGTCGAGGTCGAAGCTGATCGCTTGGGACTCCAGCTGACGCCCAAGGCAGCTCCTGCTCCACCTGCTGTTCCTCCCCAACCCACACCTGCTGCTGTTCGTTACGTCCAGCAGGCAGCTGCGCAGCCAGCAACACCTGTCCTGACGAAGCGGTTCCTCCAGGTGGCTCCGGAACCCGTGTTCGCCCCCAGCTTCTTTGTTCCTCAGCCTCAGGTGGTGACTCGCTACGTCCCGGTGGCTGCTCCTTCTGCGCCTGCGCCTCGTTACGTCAAGGTCGACTTCGATGACGTCGAAGACGTcgacgacgacgatgacgtcAGGAGGATCGTCTACCGTCcagccagcagcagcaggaccgtGGCACCTGcaactgttgctgctgctgtgccCGCAAGAAGGGCATCGCGCCCAGCTGCTCGCCCCAGGGCATCTGATGACGATAGCGCTGAGGATTAG
- the LOC135205222 gene encoding cuticle protein 16.5-like — translation MKFAVLLALVGVASCRPSLWDDVEYSYVDAAGRIVKVDYDADDYLGLGWASPVPSLYRAVSTVPAALPYMPTPVSTQYVHVAAPAQAAPAPQVVPRYVYVDDDLDDDAVYMEVSQPLVMPRSAAAPVVPSLAAAAAPVIPRVAAAPLVTRAAPAVPVVPQQPSPTAVFRAAPVPTLKAAIAGASNIEVVHKYRNSDDDDDDDDSEEK, via the exons ATGAAGTTT GCAGTACTGTTGGCTTTAGTTGGTGTGGCAAGCTGTAGACCATCTCTTTGGGACGACGTTGAATATTC TTACGTCGACGCGGCAGGACGCATCGTCAAGGTCGATTACGACGCGGACGATTACCTGGGTCTTGGATGGGCCTCTCCCGTCCCTTCCCTCTACAGGGCAGTCTCTACCGTCCCAGCCGCCCTCCCCTACATGCCCACGCCCGTCAGCACCCAGTACGTCCATGTGGCAGCACCTGCCCAAGCCGCCCCTGCCCCCCAAGTGGTGCCAAGATACGTCTACGTCGATGACGATTTAGATGATGACGCTGTTTACATGGAGGTCAGCCAGCCGTTGGTGATGCCCCGCTCAGCTGCCGCCCCTGTGGTACCCAgcttagctgctgctgctgccccagTGATACCCCGCGTGGCCGCTGCCCCTCTGGTGACCCGAGCAGCTCCTGCTGTCCCTGTGGTGCCACAGCAGCCTTCCCCTACTGCTGTTTTTCGCGCCGCCCCAGTGCCAACTCTCAAGGCAGCGATCGCTGGAGCCAGCAATATCGAAGTCGTGCATAAGTACAGGAATagtgacgacgacgatgatgatgacgacagCGAAGAGAAGTAA